One region of Phragmites australis chromosome 18, lpPhrAust1.1, whole genome shotgun sequence genomic DNA includes:
- the LOC133899646 gene encoding HMG-Y-related protein A-like, protein MAAEDAAKPSPLPPYPEMILAAIEVLNDKNGSNKSAISKYIEGKYGDLPPAHASLLTAHLARMKESGELIFLKNNYFRADAPDAPPKRGRGRPPKPRDSNAPAPAPKPASPRPRGRPPKTKDPLDAAVAQATAGMPKARGRPPKKAKTTPAPAAPAGDGSAPVKRGRGRPPKVRPAVPSETAAA, encoded by the exons atggccgccgagGATGCCGCCAAGCCGTCCCCGCTCCCGCCCTACCCCGAG ATGATCCTGGCGGCGATCGAGGTATTGAACGACAAGAACGGGTCGAACAAGTCGGCGATCTCAAAGTACATCGAGGGCAAGTACGGCGACCTCCCCCCGGCTCACGCGTCGCTGCTGACCGCGCACCTTGCGCGCATGAAGGAGTCCGGCGAGCTCATCTTCCTCAAGAATAACTACTTCCGCGCCGACGCGCCCGACGCCCCTCCCaagcgcgggcgcgggcgcccGCCCAAGCCCCGGGACTCGaacgcgccggcgccggcgccgaagcCGGCCTCCCCGCGCCCCCGCGGCCGCCCGCCCAAGACCAAGGACCCCCTCGACGCCGCCGTCGCGCAGGCCACCGCGGGGATGCCCAAGGCCCGCGGCCGCCCGCCCAAGAAGGCCAAGACCACCCCGGCCCCCGCCGCCCCTGCCGGCGACGGCTCCGCCCCCGTCAAGCGCGGCCGCGGCAGGCCCCCCAAGGTACGCCCCGCCGTGCCGAGCGAGACGGCGGCCGCTTGA